From the genome of Nakamurella flavida, one region includes:
- a CDS encoding ABC transporter permease has translation MTDIAPVPIVDSRKGRSPGQSATLFMGKYGALIVLALLVVVFTIMEPKYFLTWGNIVQIFNQSALAAIVSCGLTLVLAANQFDLSVGNTASLSGIAVAALLIAGVPIPLAILLAVSIGLVVGLVNSLLVTRLGVNALVATLGVGSVAVGANYLISGGAAQPFGAYVPEFTQISVGTWLGIPKNVYYMVVVVAVLWVLLNRTVLGRNMQAVGGNAEASRLVGVPVRGVTTSAFVICSICAAITGVLLAAVVGSGQATGGDGYTLQAFAAAFLGTAVMREGQFHILGTVVGVITVATGFNGLAIIGVPAFAQFLFQGLVLIAAVSFSTVARKLTRAG, from the coding sequence ATGACCGACATCGCGCCCGTGCCCATCGTCGACTCCCGGAAGGGACGTTCCCCGGGGCAGTCCGCGACGCTGTTCATGGGCAAGTACGGTGCCCTCATCGTGCTCGCCCTGCTGGTGGTCGTGTTCACGATCATGGAGCCGAAGTACTTCCTGACCTGGGGCAACATCGTCCAGATCTTCAACCAGTCCGCGCTGGCGGCGATCGTCTCGTGTGGTCTGACGCTGGTGCTGGCGGCCAACCAGTTCGACCTGAGCGTGGGCAACACCGCCAGCCTGTCCGGCATCGCGGTGGCCGCCCTGCTCATCGCCGGGGTGCCGATCCCCCTCGCGATCCTCCTGGCCGTCTCCATCGGCCTCGTGGTGGGCCTGGTCAACTCCCTGCTGGTCACCCGGCTGGGGGTCAACGCCCTGGTGGCGACCCTCGGGGTGGGCAGTGTAGCGGTGGGTGCGAACTATCTGATCTCCGGCGGGGCGGCCCAGCCGTTCGGGGCGTACGTGCCGGAGTTCACCCAGATCTCGGTGGGCACCTGGCTCGGCATCCCGAAGAACGTCTACTACATGGTGGTGGTCGTCGCGGTGCTGTGGGTGCTGCTCAACCGGACCGTGCTCGGGCGCAACATGCAGGCGGTCGGCGGTAACGCCGAGGCCTCCCGCCTGGTCGGCGTCCCGGTGCGGGGGGTCACCACCTCGGCCTTCGTCATCTGTTCGATCTGTGCGGCGATCACGGGTGTCCTGCTGGCCGCCGTGGTCGGCAGCGGGCAGGCGACCGGTGGCGACGGGTACACCCTGCAGGCCTTCGCGGCGGCGTTCCTGGGCACCGCGGTCATGAGGGAGGGGCAGTTCCACATCCTCGGCACGGTGGTGGGGGTGATCACGGTGGCCACCGGGTTCAACGGGCTGGCCATCATCGGCGTGCCGGCCTTCGCCCAGTTCCTGTTCCAGGGTCTGGTCCTGATCGCGGCGGTGTCGTTCAGCACGGTCGCGCGCAAGCTGACCCGCGCCGGTTGA
- a CDS encoding sugar ABC transporter ATP-binding protein: MASPDPSDGAPPVDRPAPFIQARNVSRSFGAVAALTDVSVDFRRGEIHGLVGANGAGKSTLLNIIGGVITPSTGEILVDGEARSITRPGDADALGFAFMHQELALIPDFSTIDNMTLGLKDVGRAGFVDRRVATRRAREVADLLGITFSLRRPVRQLSPAERGLVAIGRALVRNARFIAMDEPTAVLSDVECRRLFRIVRDLAATGVTIAYVSHRLGEIEELSDRITVFKDGRVTGRLERGGYTRDDLVRGITGSNAGLGPRAEISRVERDAPVLFRAAHLSDGMRVRDVSFDVRAGEIVGLAGVVGAGRTETLGLVFGESRPISGSMMLDGGPYRAANVREAIRQGVALVPEERRSQALIMTDSVRANIAMGAWGSTVTRRLLPFVSDRRAQRTAQDMVGALQIKARDTQVAVGTLSGGNQQKVVFGRWLARGARLMLLDEPTRGVDIGARQQIWQTIEDFAAAGNAVVVVSSELEELSICHRVVVMVEGRTVGELAGPGVTEEQMLAQIYTTRTKEETA, encoded by the coding sequence ATGGCTTCCCCCGACCCGTCCGATGGTGCGCCGCCGGTGGACCGCCCGGCGCCGTTCATCCAGGCACGCAACGTCAGCCGTTCGTTCGGCGCGGTCGCGGCCCTGACGGACGTCAGTGTGGATTTCCGGCGGGGGGAGATCCACGGACTCGTCGGTGCCAACGGCGCCGGTAAGTCGACGCTGCTGAACATCATCGGCGGGGTCATCACCCCGTCGACGGGCGAGATCCTGGTGGACGGGGAGGCGCGGTCCATCACCCGACCCGGCGACGCGGATGCGCTCGGGTTCGCGTTCATGCACCAGGAACTCGCCCTGATCCCGGACTTCTCGACGATCGACAACATGACGCTCGGGCTCAAGGACGTCGGCCGGGCGGGGTTCGTCGATCGTCGGGTGGCGACCCGTCGGGCCCGGGAGGTGGCCGATCTGCTCGGCATCACCTTCTCCCTGCGGCGGCCGGTGCGACAGCTGAGTCCGGCCGAACGCGGACTGGTCGCCATCGGTCGGGCGCTGGTCCGCAACGCGCGCTTCATCGCCATGGACGAGCCGACGGCCGTGCTGTCCGACGTCGAGTGTCGACGGCTGTTCCGCATCGTGCGCGACCTGGCCGCGACCGGGGTCACGATCGCCTACGTCAGTCACCGCCTCGGTGAGATCGAGGAGCTGAGCGACCGGATCACGGTCTTCAAGGACGGACGGGTCACCGGGCGCCTGGAACGCGGCGGCTACACCCGGGACGATCTGGTGCGGGGAATCACCGGGAGCAATGCCGGACTGGGACCGCGGGCCGAGATCTCCCGGGTGGAGCGGGACGCCCCGGTGCTGTTCCGGGCCGCCCATCTGTCGGACGGCATGCGGGTGCGGGACGTCAGCTTCGACGTCCGCGCGGGCGAGATCGTCGGTCTGGCCGGGGTGGTCGGTGCCGGGCGGACGGAGACCCTCGGTCTGGTGTTCGGGGAAAGTCGGCCGATCAGCGGGTCGATGATGCTGGACGGCGGCCCCTACCGGGCGGCGAACGTCCGCGAGGCCATCCGGCAGGGGGTGGCCCTGGTCCCGGAGGAACGGCGTTCGCAGGCCCTGATCATGACCGATTCCGTGCGCGCCAACATCGCCATGGGCGCGTGGGGGTCCACGGTCACCCGCCGTCTCCTGCCGTTCGTGAGCGACCGCCGTGCCCAGCGCACCGCCCAGGACATGGTCGGCGCCCTGCAGATCAAGGCGCGGGACACCCAGGTCGCGGTGGGCACCCTGTCCGGTGGCAACCAGCAGAAGGTGGTGTTCGGCCGCTGGCTGGCCCGGGGTGCCCGGCTGATGCTGCTCGACGAGCCCACCCGGGGCGTCGACATCGGCGCCCGCCAGCAGATCTGGCAGACCATCGAGGATTTCGCCGCTGCCGGCAACGCCGTCGTCGTCGTGAGCTCCGAGCTCGAGGAGCTGTCCATCTGCCACCGCGTCGTGGTGATGGTCGAGGGCCGGACGGTGGGCGAGCTCGCCGGCCCCGGTGTCACCGAGGAGCAGATGCTCGCGCAGATCTACACCACCCGGACGAAGGAAGAGACCGCATGA
- a CDS encoding sugar ABC transporter substrate-binding protein — translation MHSAVLTRAARRGRAVAGAALAAGLVLSLTGCGGDSAGSGGSAASSGGSAAAAGGQSLGLIAFDMTSASDAAFDNSTNKAFTDAGWEVLTQDPKGDPGQANTICSQYVTRQVTALVVTTFAQDQMAQCLSQASAAKIPVFFLASPLLDGMAGAVDVVAPEPINDAFVTYLKDNAVTNILTLDYTPGTPCRLRAEYRDKAIADAGLDITVDNHEFPIPGQVVDSQNATAAWLSAHPAGSGTFAIWSCFADSTAGALAGIQQAGRTDALPVFTWDYSVSIVNGIRSGAVAADLWLDFDGVGAQALQLVTDYLKDGKPAGATAANIVLTKDNIEKFLADHPEVERN, via the coding sequence ATGCATAGTGCTGTGCTCACCAGGGCGGCCCGGCGCGGCCGGGCCGTCGCCGGGGCGGCTCTTGCCGCCGGTCTGGTCCTCTCTCTCACCGGGTGTGGCGGTGACAGCGCAGGCAGTGGCGGCAGCGCCGCCAGCAGTGGCGGTAGCGCTGCTGCGGCCGGGGGCCAGAGCCTCGGCCTCATCGCCTTCGACATGACCTCCGCGTCCGATGCGGCGTTCGACAACAGCACGAACAAGGCCTTCACCGACGCCGGCTGGGAGGTGTTGACCCAGGACCCCAAGGGAGATCCCGGCCAGGCGAACACCATCTGCAGTCAGTACGTCACCCGACAGGTCACCGCACTGGTGGTGACCACCTTCGCCCAGGATCAGATGGCGCAGTGCCTCTCGCAGGCTTCGGCCGCGAAGATCCCGGTGTTCTTCCTGGCGAGCCCTCTGCTGGACGGCATGGCCGGTGCGGTCGACGTGGTCGCCCCGGAGCCGATCAACGATGCCTTCGTGACCTACCTGAAGGACAACGCGGTCACCAACATCCTCACCCTGGACTACACGCCAGGGACGCCCTGCCGGCTGCGGGCGGAATACCGGGACAAGGCCATCGCCGACGCCGGTCTGGACATCACGGTCGACAACCACGAGTTCCCGATCCCGGGACAGGTCGTCGACTCGCAGAACGCCACCGCAGCCTGGCTGTCGGCCCACCCCGCCGGCTCCGGCACCTTCGCGATCTGGTCCTGTTTCGCCGATTCGACGGCCGGCGCGCTGGCCGGCATCCAGCAGGCGGGCCGGACCGACGCCCTGCCCGTCTTCACCTGGGACTACAGCGTCTCCATCGTGAACGGCATCCGCAGCGGCGCCGTGGCCGCCGACCTCTGGCTCGATTTCGACGGCGTCGGCGCCCAGGCGCTGCAACTGGTCACCGACTACCTCAAGGACGGCAAGCCCGCCGGTGCCACGGCGGCCAACATCGTGCTGACCAAGGACAACATCGAGAAGTTCCTCGCCGACCATCCCGAGGTCGAGCGCAACTGA
- a CDS encoding amidohydrolase family protein: protein MIIDSHSHIGARIGSSQTGPELRARMDGAGVDLACIFPHVEGGFRNDDVDEAMSVVPGRFIPFLAVDPWFGARAVAEIHERADRGYRGVKLHPTIHGYDLADLVLLAPVLEAVRDRGLILLAHGADDILNAPAAFAALARAYPEIPVLMAHSGVFRAHAQAIAAAREIDNLYLEAARVPAHEIAVQIRELGPTRTIWGSDSPFCDYTWEYEKIRRCVDSEEARLLVAGGNLAQLLGLS, encoded by the coding sequence GTGATCATCGACTCGCACAGCCACATCGGTGCCCGAATCGGCTCGTCCCAGACCGGTCCTGAACTGCGGGCCCGGATGGATGGCGCCGGAGTCGATCTCGCCTGCATCTTCCCGCACGTGGAGGGCGGGTTCCGCAACGACGACGTGGACGAGGCCATGTCGGTCGTCCCCGGACGGTTCATCCCTTTCCTCGCGGTCGATCCCTGGTTCGGGGCCCGTGCGGTCGCGGAGATCCACGAGCGTGCCGACCGCGGCTACCGAGGCGTCAAGCTGCACCCCACCATCCACGGCTACGACCTCGCTGATCTGGTGCTGCTCGCCCCGGTTCTGGAAGCGGTGCGGGACCGCGGGTTGATCCTCCTGGCGCACGGCGCGGACGACATCCTCAATGCACCAGCAGCATTCGCCGCGCTGGCCCGGGCCTATCCCGAGATCCCGGTGCTGATGGCCCACAGCGGAGTCTTCCGCGCCCACGCGCAGGCCATCGCCGCGGCGCGGGAGATCGACAACCTCTACCTCGAGGCGGCGCGTGTCCCCGCCCACGAGATCGCCGTCCAGATCCGCGAACTCGGGCCGACCAGGACGATCTGGGGGAGCGATTCCCCGTTCTGCGACTACACCTGGGAGTACGAGAAGATCCGCCGCTGTGTCGATTCGGAGGAGGCGCGGCTCCTGGTCGCCGGCGGGAACCTGGCCCAGCTGCTCGGGCTGAGCTGA
- a CDS encoding helix-turn-helix domain-containing protein, whose amino-acid sequence MEDSRSATRVERLLNKAATREVVVRPPDSSIRWLEHDYPAPIARWNYHPEFEIHLIRRSTGRFIVGDHIGTFGPGHVALVGAGLPHDWISDLRPGEVIRDRDAAIQFTGAWVERASVEMPELRELRPLLDQASRGIQFIGRTAVEAAQVIEAMAAADRLLRIAHLLRLFVVLSRSPKDDRVVLAREWFVPPDAVLPASVAVQRGLDHIFENLTGTVRMAEAARLAGMSAPTFSRFFQRASGRTFSEMVRMLRVARARVLLEESDAPVSAICYDVGFGNLSNFNRQFLREVGVTPRAYRARVAAGR is encoded by the coding sequence GTGGAGGACTCGCGATCGGCCACCCGCGTCGAGCGGCTGCTGAACAAGGCCGCGACACGGGAAGTCGTCGTCCGACCACCGGATTCCTCGATCCGATGGCTCGAACACGACTATCCAGCCCCCATCGCCCGCTGGAACTACCATCCGGAATTCGAGATCCACCTGATCCGTCGGAGCACGGGTCGGTTCATCGTCGGAGACCACATCGGCACCTTCGGGCCGGGTCACGTGGCGCTGGTCGGGGCCGGGCTGCCACACGACTGGATCTCCGATCTCCGGCCGGGCGAAGTCATTCGTGACCGTGACGCAGCCATTCAGTTCACCGGGGCCTGGGTGGAGCGCGCGTCGGTCGAGATGCCCGAACTGCGGGAGTTGCGCCCGCTCCTTGACCAGGCCTCGCGAGGGATCCAGTTCATCGGACGCACGGCGGTGGAAGCGGCGCAGGTGATCGAAGCGATGGCGGCAGCCGACCGCCTCCTGCGCATCGCCCATCTCCTCCGACTTTTCGTCGTTCTCAGCAGGTCGCCGAAGGACGATCGGGTTGTCCTGGCTCGGGAGTGGTTCGTACCGCCCGACGCCGTTCTCCCTGCTTCGGTCGCGGTGCAGCGGGGTCTCGACCACATCTTCGAGAACCTCACGGGCACGGTACGAATGGCGGAAGCCGCACGTCTGGCGGGGATGTCGGCCCCCACGTTCTCCCGCTTCTTCCAACGCGCGAGCGGGCGGACCTTCAGCGAGATGGTCCGGATGCTGCGTGTCGCGCGAGCCCGGGTACTCCTGGAGGAGTCCGACGCTCCCGTCTCGGCAATCTGCTACGACGTGGGTTTCGGCAACCTCTCCAACTTCAACCGCCAGTTCCTGCGGGAGGTCGGAGTGACGCCCCGCGCCTACCGGGCACGCGTCGCAGCCGGGCGGTGA
- a CDS encoding tyrosine-type recombinase/integrase, with the protein MAASTPDLRKSLPAALAEAAEGFDRHLELERNLAVATRTAYRADVASLLDHVARLNGGAGSTDLGALSLPALRSWLARMRTTGAGRATLARRTAAARSFCAWAVRTGRTAQDPSVRLTSPSARRNLPAVLRTDHISELLDAHAGAPADDAAGRTPDRIPDDRRTGGTNSPEPGSTPTPTPTPPDPVRAALALRDAAILELLYASALRVSELTGLDVGAVDEHRRVVRVRGKGDKERVVPFGVPAHRALTRWLTEGRPVLAGAGSGAAVFLGSRGGRIDPRAVRTMVHRRTAAVPGAPEIGPHGLRHTAATHLLDGGADLRAIQEMLGHASLATTQIYTHVSSERLAAVYRQAHPRA; encoded by the coding sequence ATGGCCGCCTCCACCCCAGATCTCCGGAAAAGCCTCCCGGCTGCGCTGGCCGAGGCAGCCGAGGGCTTCGACCGGCATCTGGAGCTCGAACGCAATCTCGCCGTGGCCACCAGGACGGCGTACCGGGCCGATGTCGCCTCCCTGCTCGACCACGTCGCCCGGTTGAACGGTGGAGCGGGCTCGACCGATCTCGGGGCGCTCAGCCTCCCCGCGCTGCGCAGTTGGCTGGCCAGGATGCGGACCACGGGAGCCGGCCGAGCCACGCTGGCCCGTCGCACGGCCGCGGCCCGATCGTTCTGTGCCTGGGCCGTGCGCACCGGGCGGACGGCCCAGGATCCGTCCGTCCGGCTGACCTCCCCCTCGGCCCGGCGGAACCTGCCCGCCGTCCTCCGGACGGACCACATCAGCGAGTTGCTCGACGCCCACGCCGGTGCACCGGCCGACGACGCCGCCGGCCGGACCCCTGATCGGATTCCCGACGACCGCCGGACCGGCGGAACCAACTCCCCGGAACCTGGTTCGACCCCCACCCCGACCCCGACCCCGCCCGACCCGGTCCGCGCCGCACTCGCCCTCCGTGACGCCGCCATCCTGGAACTCCTCTATGCCTCCGCCCTCCGGGTGTCCGAGCTGACCGGGCTGGACGTCGGCGCCGTCGACGAGCACCGCCGGGTGGTCCGTGTCCGGGGCAAGGGGGACAAGGAGCGGGTGGTCCCGTTCGGCGTCCCCGCCCACCGGGCGCTGACCCGATGGCTGACCGAGGGGCGGCCGGTGCTCGCCGGGGCCGGATCCGGAGCGGCGGTCTTCCTGGGCTCCCGGGGCGGCCGCATCGATCCGCGCGCCGTCCGCACGATGGTCCACCGCCGCACCGCCGCCGTCCCCGGCGCACCCGAGATCGGTCCGCACGGTCTGCGGCACACCGCCGCGACCCACCTGCTCGACGGGGGAGCGGACCTGCGGGCCATCCAGGAGATGCTCGGTCACGCCAGCTTGGCGACCACGCAGATATACACCCACGTGTCCTCCGAGCGGCTGGCCGCCGTCTACCGGCAGGCTCACCCGCGGGCCTGA
- the dprA gene encoding DNA-processing protein DprA — protein sequence MRAPSDTTPAPTAGPPIAPVGAPTAGTAVSQREAGSTVGGAVDPGRRALAGLLRACEPPAPAVGAFVGQVGARAAWAAIATRRAPRVVLAATAARVQGRSAAELDADAEADLVTAGENGARLIGPEDPEWPTEAFAAFELAGARGVSGSAPPLALYVRGRSLAGLPGTGITVVGSRACTPYGRRVAAEWSAALADDGLTIISGAAFGIDAAAHQAALHASGPATGLPPAGPTVAVLACGIDRAYPQANAALLSAIASRGTVISEYPPGTTPARHRFLVRNRLIAALGRGTLVVEAGRRSGTLSTASAADALGRLVMAVPGPVTSALSVGCHLLLGDRFAQLVTTPQDVLSALGWRGAGRVVGDPGGGVDRGSPRVVASGMVDARHPTDGLDDDCARVHEALPTRRAASVTELSVESALPAMTVLGGLGVLETLGLVERDGSSWRRRPR from the coding sequence ATGAGGGCCCCGTCCGACACCACCCCCGCCCCCACCGCCGGGCCTCCCATCGCTCCCGTCGGCGCGCCCACGGCCGGAACCGCGGTGTCGCAGCGTGAGGCCGGATCCACGGTCGGGGGCGCGGTCGATCCTGGTCGCCGCGCCCTGGCGGGTCTGCTGCGTGCCTGTGAACCGCCGGCACCGGCGGTGGGTGCCTTCGTCGGTCAGGTCGGCGCCCGAGCCGCCTGGGCGGCCATCGCCACCCGGCGAGCTCCGCGGGTGGTGCTCGCGGCCACCGCCGCCCGGGTGCAGGGGCGGTCCGCCGCGGAACTGGACGCGGACGCGGAGGCCGACCTGGTCACCGCCGGGGAGAACGGGGCCCGGCTGATCGGGCCCGAAGACCCGGAGTGGCCCACGGAGGCGTTCGCCGCCTTCGAGCTGGCCGGGGCCCGAGGGGTGAGCGGGTCCGCCCCGCCGCTCGCCTTGTACGTGCGCGGGCGGTCCCTGGCCGGGCTGCCCGGTACCGGGATCACCGTCGTCGGGTCCCGCGCCTGCACCCCCTACGGCCGACGGGTGGCTGCCGAGTGGTCCGCCGCGTTGGCCGACGACGGCCTCACGATCATCTCCGGTGCCGCCTTCGGGATCGACGCCGCCGCCCACCAGGCCGCTCTGCACGCGTCGGGACCGGCGACGGGCCTACCGCCGGCCGGTCCCACGGTCGCCGTCCTGGCCTGCGGGATCGACCGGGCCTACCCGCAGGCCAACGCCGCCCTGCTCAGCGCGATCGCCTCACGGGGGACGGTGATCAGCGAGTACCCGCCCGGCACCACCCCGGCCCGGCACCGCTTCCTCGTCCGCAACCGGCTGATCGCGGCGCTCGGGCGGGGAACGTTGGTCGTCGAGGCGGGCCGGCGGTCCGGGACCTTGAGCACGGCGTCGGCGGCCGATGCGCTGGGCCGACTGGTGATGGCCGTCCCCGGTCCGGTCACCTCCGCCCTGTCCGTCGGGTGCCACCTGCTGCTGGGGGACCGGTTCGCGCAGCTCGTCACCACCCCGCAGGACGTGCTGTCCGCACTCGGGTGGCGCGGCGCCGGGCGTGTCGTCGGTGACCCCGGCGGGGGAGTCGACAGGGGGTCACCCCGGGTGGTGGCGTCCGGGATGGTGGACGCGCGGCACCCGACAGACGGGTTGGACGACGACTGCGCCCGCGTCCACGAGGCCCTGCCGACCCGTCGGGCCGCCTCCGTGACGGAGCTGTCCGTCGAGTCGGCCCTGCCGGCCATGACGGTGCTCGGCGGGCTGGGGGTCCTGGAGACGCTGGGGCTCGTGGAACGCGACGGTTCCTCCTGGCGGCGGCGGCCCCGGTGA